From the Cyanobium sp. M30B3 genome, the window GAGCAGGCGCTGCTGGTGCATCAGCTGGAGGAGGAGCTGGAGTTGCACCCCGCCCACCGCTGGGGCGACCGCCGCCAGCTCAAGAAGCACCGCCGCCGCATGGAAGAGCTGGAGCAGGAGATCGAGGAGCGCCAGCGGCTGCTCCACTTCCGCTCCAACCGCCACTGGGACACCTTCCTGGCCCTGATCGAGGTGCTGCGCCACTTCGGCGCCCTGGCCGGCGCCGAGGGTCTGGAGCCCACCGAAGTGGGCCGCACCGTGGCCGCCCTGCGCGGCGACAACGAGCTGTGGCTGGGCCTGGCCCTGATGAGTGGCCACCTCGACGCCCTTGATCCGGCCGAGCTGGCGGCGGTTCTGGAGGCGATCTCCACCGAGGTGAACCGCCCCGATCTCTGGTGCGCCTGGTCACCGCCTCCGGCGGTGGAGGAGGCCCTGCACGACCTGCGTTCGATCCGCCGCCAGCTGGAGCGCCAGCAGGAGCGGGCCAAGGTGACCTTCCCGCTCTGGTGGGAGCCCGAACTCACCGGCCTGGTGCACGCCTGGGCCTGCGGCGCCGGCTGGAGCGAGGTGATCGCCAACACCTCCCTCGATGAGGGTGACGTGGTGCGGGTGCTGCGCCGAACCGTGGATCTGCTCGCCCAGATCCCCTACTGCGAAGCCGTGAGCCAGCAGCTGCGCGACAACGCCCGCCGGGCCCTGAAGGCGATCAACCGTTTTCCGGTGTGTGAGCTGGAGGACCTGCTGCCTTCCGCTCCGGCCTTCGCCAGCCCCGCCCCGGCGCCCGAGCCGGCGCCATGAGGCTCGAACAGCGCCGGGTCACCCGCATTCCCCTCAGCCCCGCGGCCACCCCTGAGCAGCTGCAGCTGTTTCTGGCCAAGCCCCTGCGCCCCCTGCGGGGCCTGCTCGATCCCAGCCGTCTCCAGCGCGCTGACCCCGGCGGCGACACCTATCGGTACACCTCCAGGCCCTATGGCGTGGCCGGCTGGACCCTGCAGCCCCGGGTGCTGCTGCGGGCCCGTTACGGCGAGGGGGAGCTGCTGATCGAGCAGCTCGAATCGCGGGTGCAGGGGCTGGGGGCCTGGCAGGAGCGGCTCAGCTTCGGGCTGGAGGCGCGCCTGCGGCCCGGGGAGGTTATCGAGCGGGGCAGCGCAGGGCTGGAGGCCGAGGCCCGGGTGTGGGCCGAGCTGCCGGCGGCAGCGGTGGCGGTGGCCGGGCCGGTGCTCAACATCGGCCTGCAGCAACTGCTCGACCGCCTGGAGCGCCGCTGCCAGCGGGGCCTGCGCGGCCGGGCTGAATCCTGGCTGGAACGGCGTGGTTAGCTTGAACCCACTTCGCTCGCCGCAAGGGTTGGTCGCGCCACGCTCCCTGGTGCTGCATGTGGGGATCCACAAGACGGCCTCCACCTACATCCAGCACCGGCTCAAGGCCAACCAATCCTTTCTGCGCCAGCAGGGCCTGCTCTATCCCAGGCGCCGTTGCGAGCATCTGCAGCTGGTGAAGGCCCTGCGCAGCGGT encodes:
- a CDS encoding DUF1997 domain-containing protein, whose protein sequence is MRLEQRRVTRIPLSPAATPEQLQLFLAKPLRPLRGLLDPSRLQRADPGGDTYRYTSRPYGVAGWTLQPRVLLRARYGEGELLIEQLESRVQGLGAWQERLSFGLEARLRPGEVIERGSAGLEAEARVWAELPAAAVAVAGPVLNIGLQQLLDRLERRCQRGLRGRAESWLERRG